DNA from Gracilinanus agilis isolate LMUSP501 chromosome 3, AgileGrace, whole genome shotgun sequence:
ACAATCTTGGGGAACACTTGCAGTTATACAAACATAATGGACAATCATTCAGGGCCCTATACTTTCACTAATGAAATCTAAAATAACGTTTTTTCAGCTGCCTTGTGTCCACCTCtacccctcttccccaccccaaatCAATAAATTTGTAGTTACTATGACTTTCTTTCATCCCCACCTCCAAGTATTTCTTACTGAACTCTATATAGAGCTACTCAATCTTCCATGCctgaggtaattttttttaaatccacaatAAAGACTTGAAAATCTAATCAGGAAAAACATAATcatatatttatctcatttgtcaCTGGTTACATGGTGAGACATTTCGTCCACATCACCAAACTGTACCTGTGTACAAGGGAgaagggatacagagacaaagaagaaactaTCTTATTTTCAAAGTTTCTTGTTCATGTGGAAGTGAGCCAGGATTCTTGAAGGCTATATCATTAAAAGGGAAGCTCTGGCAAGTCCTACTGTAAGCCTGAAAATGTCCCACTCCAGTATAGAAACAAATCACTCAAGCTAAATGAGGAAAGATTCAAAGGGTTTGCCATTAAATACTGAACTCTTTTAAGAATTCACAAAAGCACAGAGGGGTTACAATCTGCAACAGTCTAAAAGTATACACATGGATGTGAATTCTTGAAATTTTCAAGTAAGtgtaaatatacttttaaaataaaatgaaatttataaactGCCTATTTCATACTATCATGAAGACACTTGGAATAATTTTCTGAGAACCTTAATTTAAAACATTCTAGAGGATCTTTCAATGATGTATTCTTTATAAAAGCCACAACCtcttaaattttgaattttattatattcatactttttcaaattttaattccaCTGAACAATTTTGGTGCATTTTGTGAATTTGCAAGTCTGAACATAAAACTATTACAATTAGTTCACAAATCTCCATATTTAATGGTCCTAAGTGAGAAACTAAgctttattttataattcaagGTAATGAGGCATAACAACACAAACATTTTCTTGGTTAAAAAAAGGTATCAGAAACACTAATGAAAAAAGTCTAGGATGGAAGAGAAAAAGGTTTCCAAAAGCAACCTACACTTTATTCACAATTTCTACCATCTGTGCAAATGTAGCATTGAGAAGATACTCATTCGATATTTATAATATGGAGGGGtaagagaaaaaaacttaaaagccCAGTACTTTTCATTTGTCACTCCTTACAGCCTTCCTGATTCATCAGTCTGccatttcaattaaaaataggATTTTGGTCGACCACACAATAAAGTGTATACCTGTGCCACTGTGAACTCAAGTTACGGTGGAAAGCTTATCAATTAAATCATCGATGGTGCACACCAGAAGTTTAAtgtcctccttctccttcattcGATGATCACCATTTTTACGGAGGATGACATCTACATCTTTGCTGATCACTCGGTCAGCAACTTGCATGGAAGTATGCCAAGGAATGACATCATCCTTCATGCCATGGAGCAATCTTACAGGGCATTTCACAGGGATAGGGCTGTGTAACAAGCAGTGGAGTTCTGCCTCTTTAATGAAACTGTACTTAAAGAGATAATGTCCATCTTCACTGTATTTCGATGGTATCTTCCATGTACCATtcacttctacttctttttttgcCTGTTAGGAAAAGTTGGAACATTAACATAAGTACTTAGGTTTAATCCCATAGTTACAAACtacaaagaatgagaaaagaggaaaaacaacaaaaatatcattcctttaatatttcaaatttaaacaTTGTTTGGTCGTATCTTAACTTAAGAACAAAATAGAGAGCAGTATGAACTTCAAATCAAATTGCAACTACAGACAGTGAAAAGTTTAGGAAAAAATTTGCTTAATTTCAAAATGCAAATATCACAATATGTAGAGGGAATATAAAGAATTAATAAGACAGAGaccctactttcaaggagttgATAGTTTGGTAGGGGAATAAGGTATGTGACAACAGCTGCAATACAAAATAGGATGGGCCCAAGAGAATTCAGATGAGCAATGCTTCCAAGCTCAGTGCCCTCAGCTACCATCCTAGGAAATGTGGAGATGCAGCCTGGTCACTGGTCCTGCAAATGCCCTGGCCACAACTTCCTAAAGATCCAGAAAGTAAAGTTCTTGCCATCAAAGTCTCTGATATtgtacatgtaataacaaatttctacgtaagttttctgaagttatatgatccaaattgtctccccccttttttccctccccactcccagaactggcaaacaattcaatctagGCTATACTTTTATTATCACACAAGACATTTTTccaaattgattatttttataagtaaataatcttataaaaccaaaaccctcaaacATATACCCTAATAAAGTCACACCAGATTTCTTAAGAAATGCTGAAAGGGACCAGTAGAGAAATTTAGAATCAGGGCCTGAGGATGAAGCCAGGGAAGGATAACACTGAAATGGGAGGTAAAATCTGACCAAGAAGAGTTTGGTTTCAAAAAGCCTGTGGTCACAAATGATGTGGCCGATCCAAGTGAACAGAAAATGAGCACTGAGCaggtacttttttttaacccttattttctgtcttaatatcaattctaagataaaagggcaGCAATGGCTAGGAAATCAGAATTAAGTGTCTTGTGTGGGGTCACATTGGTAAGAAGATTGAACCCaaatccttccagctctagacttggcactctatctattgtgctacctagctgcatcTCTCAATAGGTAATTTATGGTACATGGGCCAGTTATTGAGACCTAAAGAAAATACTGATGACACTactttcaccttttttttctctctcctatatttccattttcttatgcAACAGCAGTATATCTAAGCACAACTGATCCATGGCCTAAAATGAAAGTACTGACACCTGTTGCTTGACAAGGCAGAAATTTTCATTTGCCTGGCTCAGTTGTAAAACTATGTAGGACTCTAAtcacaattttgtttttattactgtAGCTTGTAATGCCCACAAACCGTTGTCTTAGAATAAGCTGAGAGGTTTATCAACGTCTATTATTTCAGACAGTTTATCTCTGCCAAAAATTTGGCTAAGTACTAAACCAAATTAACATCATAAAATGTCGAGATAAGAAGTAGAAAAAGGAATCAAATGAATGTTTAAGCAAgagcaaaggtgaaatcaaaagaacaaaaatggacAGGTGCAAAAGATCACAAAAGaagtggataaaataaaataatgtgatgAGTAAGGAGATATACCATGGAAGCAATTTGAAAATGCAACCATGTGTGGCTCAAGACAAAATCTGACAAAAAGgttttgaataaataagaaaataaaatgaagtgactGCAACAGCTAAGGGACTATTCACGAGAGagcaaaaataagcaaaacaggGGCTGGAAAAATGTAGAGAAGTTAGAAAACAGTACATATTCTTAATTAGCAtgtttttatacacatatatatgttttcaaCTTACCTCAAAGGAGAGTTGATTAAACTGTGATACCAAGGTATCTGCTGCTGTAGCTATACCAATGAGAGCCACTACCTTTTCGGGGCGTGCAATTGCAGCATGAAGCATTAGCCAACCACCCATGCTAGATCCAACCAGTatctagaaataaaatatttatttaaaaaataaggtagTAAAATCCATAAAACATAACACTTTACATGATGATTATCACTGATTTAAAACTATGGATCTCTGATACATTTGGAAAGATGTATAGTTGAAGGATTAACTCTCCAAAAGTGGTTGAAAATCAGCAAGATGGAGTGGGAAGAGTGCTAGAGGCTGCAAAGCCTAGAACCTGCCTCTGAATCTTTCTTTAACATTTATTCCTGTGATCATCACATTTGCAGTTTCACTGAGCCCTAGTTCCCTTATCTGTATCAGAGATAACAATAATAAGtagtacctacctcaaagggcTAATGTGAGGCAAAATGAAATACTTTGTAAAACTGAAAAGTACCCTGTAaacatgagctattattattattacattacataAAGTTattgtatgaaaaaaaattttaaagagaaaaaatacccAAGTAGCAAAATTTTGCCTATTACCTCTTCCCCTTTTAAAGCAGATAGCAAGAATCTAATTTATTATTTGATGTCAATacttaattacataaaataaccTGAGGTCCTTCTGCTATGTCATCAATTACAGAGAGAACATCTTTCCTCCATTTCCCCAATGTACATTCTTGGAAATTGCCATCTGAACTTCCACATCCTGCATAAtcaaatctgtaaaataataaaatatataaacaggaTTTTCTGTTAATTTTGATTCCTAAAAACAGAGATCACATTTTCCTCCCCCCCCATACTCTACAATGCAAATACAAAGGGAATCTGTCAGTAATAGACAAAGACACATAACAACtgagatgtttaaaaaataaattctgagcTAAATCAAACAGAACAATACTTAGTACAGTAGAATTTACTTTATCTTTATAATGGCTAAAAtcaggcttttttttccctcctcaaaaTAGGCAAACTAAACAAATCTCCAGTAAAAAATATCAGTGAAATAAATgctcagaaataaaatatagGGGAAAGGGACAGGGCTTTTTCTCCCACAAACACCTGATAAGATGTTGAGCTTTATAAaccaagaatatataaaatgttcaAGTAGTATTTTTGCATACTCCTTTAATTGCTTAAATGTGTAAAAACCAAACATTCTTAAGATTCCATATCTATTGCAGATCATTCCAATTCCCATACAATGaggacaaattaaaataaaacttttgaacACAATTACTTTGAAGATAGAAGGGTTAAGaactgtttattttttcaaaagaagggTCACCGTTTTCCTTACTTATGGATTTCTTGTTGACTTCAACTACAAGGGGGTATGCATGTTTCTACCTTCCTAATTAGAACTCAGAAGATAAAACAGAATAGACTCTAGAATCCACTTATTCCTATCTTAGTCTATATActgttttagtaaaaaaaaaaagtcactcatttattcataagAACAGAAATAAGAATTCTGGCTTACTTGTTCAAATAAGTACAAAGGTCTTGGAGTAGGAAATAAGAATCAAGTTCCAATAAAAGTTAAGCATcagaaaaagcaaatatttttgcTACTTATAATTTAGAAAATGAGACTACTTAGAATTCCATACAGTAAAGGTTGTATTTAATCTTTTTTGAGGGTCTTCCTCTCCTTCTAGTTCCTTTCCTAAATATAAGTCCTTTCTTTAGTGGCTTCAAACAGTGGAAGTCATTAAGGCTATAGCCAAACTCATCACTTTCTTCTGAAGTCTGTGTTTCTCTAAATTCACCATAACATCAGCTggaaattttagtcatttttttactctctctttctctacctaCTCATGGCTAGTTACAGGTTATGTAGATTCTAATCCTAAAATGACCAGAAGTGTGTGAGTTGGGGGGCATGTGGGAAGACAAGGACCCCAAAAAAGGTCACACATTTGTAGTTACTATGCATATTCAATATAAACTAAGGATATGACTTTTCCCATTTATATTTAACAACCCTTGAGGAATAGGCTATTAAATATAAATGGCAGAAGTCATATTCTCTAGGAATCAAAATGCTACCTGGtttttcacagaagaaaaacaattgcttgatcacatgggttgatggggatatgactggggatgcagactctaagtgataccctaatgcaaatatgaataatatggaactaggccttgatcaatgacaaatgtaaaacccagtggaattgctcattggctacaggagcgggatagggaggaggggagggaaagaacaagaatcacgtaaccatggaaaaatattctaaattaattaaagtttttcaaaTCATAAAAAAATGCTACCTGGTTTTTCCTATCCGGGGTTGTATTTAGAAATAAGTTATTTGATAAATAGAGTTGAAGAAAAACTGATAGGTCTGAGAGAATAATTTATGATTTAacctatataattttatatgtaaacaACTATAAATTTACATGTAAATTGCTTTCCATACATTCATAAGGTTATGATTA
Protein-coding regions in this window:
- the ABHD10 gene encoding palmitoyl-protein thioesterase ABHD10, mitochondrial, with the protein product MAGSGLLVSVRRKSWAWASISFKPAAMLSSRRIERSPRRIPVFRRKTTLSFLNRPDLPNLAYKRLKGKTPGVIFIPGYLSTMNGTKAVAVEEFCKSLGHSYIRFDYAGCGSSDGNFQECTLGKWRKDVLSVIDDIAEGPQILVGSSMGGWLMLHAAIARPEKVVALIGIATAADTLVSQFNQLSFEAKKEVEVNGTWKIPSKYSEDGHYLFKYSFIKEAELHCLLHSPIPVKCPVRLLHGMKDDVIPWHTSMQVADRVISKDVDVILRKNGDHRMKEKEDIKLLVCTIDDLIDKLSTVT